A single genomic interval of Rhodopseudomonas palustris harbors:
- the dnaE gene encoding DNA polymerase III subunit alpha, giving the protein MSNAGFVHLHVHSAYSLLKGSMKIAKLAELAKADRQPALALTDTDNMFGGLEFSDKLSGYGIQPIVGLELGIDFGDQDPNSRHGALATPARIVLLAAREQGYRSLMRLNSRAFLETPVNQVPHVKLEWLEGETDGVIALTGGPDGPISLAMLTDPALAAQRCERLQQAFGDRLYVELQRHGTEAERRAEGGLIDLAYDKGLPLVATNEPHFASTEDYEAHDALLCIASGKLIAETDRIQFTPDHRFKTRAEMAVLFADLPEALASTVEIAQRCAYRPLTRKPILPLFTVGASVSDAAEAAAAEAAELRRQAEQGLAKRLSVHGLSPGTTEEDYNKRLAFELDVITRMKYAGYFLIVSDFIKWAKAHGIPVGPGRGSGAGSLVAYSLTITDLDPIRFGLLFERFLNPERVSMPDFDIDFCQDRRGEVIEYVQHRYGRDQVAQIITFGTLQARGVLRDVGRVLQMPYGQVDKLTKLVPQNPAAPITLKQAIEGEPKLQAARDEDPIVARAFDIAQKLEGLTRHASTHAAGIVIGDRPLSDLVPLYRDPKSDMPVTQFNMKWVEPAGLVKFDFLGLKTLTTLDVAVKLLKQRDIHVDLHTLPIDDAPSYQMLARGDVVGVFQVESAGMRRALIDMRPDRFEDIIALVALYRPGPMANIPTYCARKHGDEEPEYLHPMLEPILKETFGVIIYQEQVMQIAQVMAGYSLGDADLLRRAMGKKIRAEMDKQRAIFVEGAVKNGVAKDAADTIFDLLAKFADYGFNKSHAAAYALVSYHTAYMKAHYPVEFLAASMTLEIHNTDKLSEFRAEAQRLGIKVEAPSVNRSGATFEVGPNTIFYALAGLKGVGMQAVQQIVEARGDRPFTSLADFSARVNPRAINKRVIECLAAAGAFDCLDSNRARVFGGADAIVAACQRNHEAATSGQNDMFGGLADAPSIILPQLEPWLPAERLRREYDAIGFFLSGHPLDDYATALKRLRVQSWAEFCKAVKSGATAGKVAATVVSRMERRTKTGNKMGIIGLSDPTGHFEAVLFSEGLAQYREVLEPGAAVLMQLGAELQGEDVRARVLHAEPLDAAAAKTQKGLRIFLRDTKFLDSVVKRLQPPETKVAGGNIALVLRLDPQTEVEFDIPGRYHVSPQIAGAIKAVTGVEHVETL; this is encoded by the coding sequence ATGAGCAACGCCGGATTCGTCCATCTGCACGTCCACTCGGCCTATTCGCTGCTGAAAGGCTCGATGAAGATCGCCAAGCTTGCGGAGTTGGCGAAGGCCGACCGCCAGCCGGCGCTGGCCCTTACCGACACCGACAACATGTTCGGCGGGCTGGAATTCTCCGACAAGCTGTCGGGCTACGGCATCCAGCCGATCGTCGGGCTCGAACTCGGTATCGACTTCGGCGACCAGGATCCGAACTCCCGCCACGGTGCGCTGGCGACCCCGGCGCGGATCGTGCTGCTGGCGGCGCGCGAGCAGGGCTATCGCAGCCTGATGCGGCTGAACTCGCGGGCGTTCCTGGAAACGCCGGTCAACCAGGTGCCGCACGTCAAGCTGGAGTGGCTCGAAGGCGAAACCGACGGCGTGATTGCGCTGACCGGCGGGCCGGATGGGCCGATTTCGCTGGCAATGTTGACCGATCCGGCGCTCGCCGCGCAGCGCTGCGAGCGGCTGCAGCAGGCATTCGGCGATCGGCTCTATGTCGAGCTGCAGCGTCATGGCACCGAGGCCGAGCGCCGTGCCGAAGGCGGGCTGATCGATCTTGCCTATGACAAGGGCCTGCCGCTGGTCGCGACCAACGAGCCGCATTTCGCCAGCACCGAGGACTACGAAGCACACGACGCGCTGTTGTGTATCGCATCCGGCAAGCTGATCGCCGAAACCGATCGCATTCAGTTCACGCCCGATCACCGGTTCAAGACCCGCGCCGAGATGGCGGTGCTGTTCGCCGACCTCCCCGAGGCCCTGGCATCGACGGTGGAGATCGCACAGCGCTGCGCCTACCGGCCGCTGACCCGCAAGCCGATCCTGCCGCTGTTCACCGTCGGCGCCAGCGTCAGCGACGCGGCGGAAGCAGCCGCCGCCGAAGCGGCCGAGCTGCGCCGCCAGGCCGAGCAGGGCCTCGCCAAGCGGCTCAGCGTTCACGGCCTGTCGCCGGGGACGACAGAGGAGGACTACAACAAGCGGCTCGCCTTCGAGCTCGACGTCATCACCCGCATGAAATACGCGGGCTACTTCCTGATCGTGTCGGACTTCATCAAATGGGCCAAGGCCCATGGCATTCCGGTCGGTCCGGGCCGTGGTTCGGGCGCCGGCTCGCTGGTGGCGTATTCGCTGACGATTACCGACCTCGATCCGATCCGGTTCGGCCTGCTGTTCGAGCGCTTCCTCAATCCGGAACGCGTGTCGATGCCGGACTTCGATATCGACTTCTGCCAGGATCGCCGCGGCGAAGTAATCGAGTATGTGCAGCATCGCTATGGCCGCGATCAGGTGGCGCAGATCATCACCTTCGGTACGCTGCAGGCGCGCGGCGTGCTGCGCGACGTCGGCCGCGTGCTGCAGATGCCATACGGCCAGGTCGACAAGCTGACCAAGCTGGTGCCGCAGAATCCGGCGGCGCCGATCACCCTGAAGCAGGCGATCGAAGGCGAGCCGAAGCTGCAGGCGGCGCGCGACGAAGACCCGATCGTGGCGCGCGCGTTCGATATCGCGCAGAAGCTCGAAGGCCTGACCCGCCACGCCTCGACCCACGCGGCCGGCATCGTGATCGGCGATCGCCCGCTCAGCGACCTGGTGCCGCTGTATCGCGATCCGAAATCCGACATGCCGGTGACCCAGTTCAACATGAAATGGGTCGAACCGGCGGGTCTGGTGAAGTTCGACTTCCTCGGCCTGAAGACGCTGACGACGCTCGACGTCGCGGTGAAGCTGCTCAAGCAGCGCGATATCCATGTCGACCTGCACACGCTGCCGATCGACGACGCGCCGAGTTATCAGATGCTGGCCCGCGGCGATGTCGTCGGCGTGTTCCAGGTGGAAAGCGCGGGCATGCGGCGGGCGCTGATCGACATGCGCCCCGACCGGTTCGAAGACATCATCGCGCTGGTGGCGCTGTATCGGCCGGGCCCGATGGCGAACATCCCGACCTACTGCGCCCGCAAACACGGCGACGAGGAGCCCGAATATCTGCATCCGATGCTGGAGCCGATCCTGAAGGAGACGTTCGGCGTCATCATCTACCAGGAACAGGTGATGCAGATCGCGCAGGTGATGGCTGGCTACTCGCTCGGCGACGCCGACCTGCTGCGCCGCGCGATGGGTAAGAAGATCCGCGCCGAGATGGACAAGCAGCGCGCGATTTTTGTCGAAGGCGCGGTGAAGAACGGCGTCGCCAAGGACGCGGCCGATACCATCTTCGACCTTTTGGCGAAGTTCGCCGACTACGGCTTCAACAAGAGCCACGCGGCCGCCTATGCGCTGGTATCGTACCACACCGCCTATATGAAGGCGCACTATCCGGTGGAATTCCTCGCCGCGTCGATGACGCTGGAAATCCACAACACCGACAAGCTGTCAGAATTCCGCGCCGAGGCGCAGCGGCTCGGCATCAAGGTCGAGGCGCCGTCGGTCAATCGCTCCGGTGCGACCTTCGAGGTCGGCCCGAATACGATTTTCTACGCGCTCGCCGGCCTGAAGGGCGTCGGCATGCAGGCGGTGCAGCAGATCGTCGAGGCGCGGGGCGATCGGCCGTTCACCTCGCTCGCGGACTTCTCCGCGCGGGTCAATCCGCGCGCCATCAACAAGCGCGTCATCGAATGTCTTGCTGCCGCCGGTGCGTTCGATTGCCTCGATTCCAACCGCGCCCGTGTGTTCGGCGGCGCCGATGCGATCGTCGCGGCCTGCCAGCGCAATCATGAAGCCGCGACCAGCGGCCAGAACGACATGTTCGGCGGTCTGGCGGACGCGCCATCGATCATCCTGCCGCAGCTCGAGCCGTGGCTGCCGGCGGAACGCCTGCGCCGCGAATACGATGCGATCGGCTTCTTCCTGTCAGGCCATCCGCTCGACGACTACGCCACCGCCTTGAAGCGGCTGCGGGTGCAGTCCTGGGCGGAATTCTGCAAGGCGGTGAAATCCGGCGCCACCGCCGGCAAGGTCGCCGCCACAGTGGTGTCGCGGATGGAGCGGCGCACCAAGACCGGCAACAAGATGGGCATCATCGGCCTGTCGGATCCGACCGGGCATTTCGAGGCGGTGCTGTTCTCCGAAGGTCTGGCGCAATATCGCGAGGTGCTGGAGCCTGGCGCCGCGGTGCTGATGCAGCTCGGCGCCGAACTCCAGGGCGAGGACGTTCGCGCCCGCGTGCTGCATGCCGAGCCGCTCGACGCCGCGGCGGCGAAGACTCAGAAGGGCCTGCGCATCTTCCTCCGCGACACCAAGTTCCTCGACTCGGTCGTCAAGCGGCTGCAGCCGCCCGAGACCAAGGTGGCGGGCGGCAACATTGCGCTGGTGCTGCGGCTTGATCCGCAGACCGAGGTCGAGTTCGATATTCCCGGGCGCTACCACGTGTCGCCGCAAATTGCCGGTGCGATCAAGGCGGTGACGGGCGTCGAGCACGTCGAAACGCTGTGA
- a CDS encoding DUF3551 domain-containing protein, with protein sequence MRMGAMVLLAGLALPGAAAAQPYDNYPVCLRVYGPVRYDECRYTSIEQCRPAASGIAAQCLTNPWYQPLAGPASRRARRH encoded by the coding sequence ATGCGAATGGGAGCGATGGTGCTGCTGGCCGGGTTGGCGCTGCCAGGAGCGGCTGCGGCGCAGCCTTACGACAACTATCCGGTCTGCCTGCGGGTGTACGGCCCAGTGCGCTACGACGAGTGCCGCTACACCTCGATCGAGCAGTGCCGGCCCGCCGCCTCGGGCATCGCCGCCCAATGTCTCACCAATCCATGGTATCAGCCGCTGGCGGGGCCGGCCTCGCGCCGGGCCCGGCGGCATTGA
- a CDS encoding DUF3551 domain-containing protein, producing MRKLLLIAMLAGLGLTTTAEARDYPVCLRVYQSYHDWYDECSYDTMAQCRMSASGRSADCMTNPWYTAPQQQPTKKKRKHRRQQ from the coding sequence ATGCGCAAGCTGCTCCTGATCGCGATGCTCGCCGGCCTCGGCCTGACCACCACCGCCGAGGCGCGGGATTATCCGGTCTGCCTGCGGGTGTATCAGAGCTATCACGACTGGTACGACGAGTGCAGCTACGACACCATGGCGCAGTGCCGGATGTCGGCCTCGGGCCGCAGCGCCGATTGCATGACCAACCCGTGGTACACCGCGCCGCAGCAGCAGCCGACCAAGAAGAAGCGCAAGCATCGCCGCCAGCAGTGA
- a CDS encoding ABC transporter ATP-binding protein, producing the protein MEQGAEDIPVVYLHDIKRQYSQGEATLTILDGAKLALWAGQSVALVAPSGSGKSTLLHIAGLLEHPDEGEVYVSGAATSALTDAERTQIRRTDIGFVYQSHRLLPEFTALENVMLPQMIRGLKRKETISRSKEILSYLGLADRITHRPSELSGGEQQRVAIARAVANAPRVLFADEPTGNLDPHTADYVFNALMQLVKATQVAMLIATHNMELAARMDRRVSLQDGVVVELE; encoded by the coding sequence ATGGAGCAGGGCGCCGAAGACATCCCGGTCGTGTACCTTCACGACATCAAGCGGCAGTATTCGCAAGGCGAGGCGACGCTGACGATCCTCGACGGTGCCAAGCTGGCGCTATGGGCGGGGCAGTCGGTGGCGCTGGTGGCGCCCTCCGGTTCGGGCAAGTCGACGCTGCTGCACATCGCCGGGCTGCTTGAGCATCCCGATGAGGGCGAGGTCTATGTCAGCGGCGCGGCGACGTCGGCGCTGACCGATGCCGAGCGCACCCAGATCCGCCGCACCGATATCGGCTTCGTCTACCAGTCGCACCGGCTGCTGCCGGAATTCACCGCGCTGGAAAACGTGATGCTGCCGCAGATGATCCGCGGCCTGAAGCGCAAAGAGACGATCAGCCGCTCCAAGGAAATCCTGTCCTATCTGGGGCTCGCCGACCGCATCACCCATCGGCCCTCGGAGCTGTCAGGCGGCGAGCAGCAGCGCGTCGCGATCGCCCGCGCGGTTGCCAACGCGCCCCGCGTGCTGTTCGCCGACGAGCCGACCGGCAATCTCGATCCGCACACCGCCGATTATGTGTTCAACGCGCTGATGCAGCTGGTCAAAGCGACCCAGGTGGCGATGCTGATCGCCACCCATAACATGGAGCTCGCCGCCCGCATGGACCGCCGCGTCTCGCTGCAGGACGGCGTGGTGGTCGAGCTGGAATAG
- a CDS encoding lipoprotein-releasing ABC transporter permease subunit: protein MDHAMNDPVRTPPFAPFEWLISGRYLRARRREGFISVIAGFSFLGIMLGVATLIIVMAVMNGFRKELLDKILGLNGHLLVQPLESPLTDWKDVADRLSGVQGIKLAAPVVDGQALASSPFNASGVFVRGIRADDLNRLSSIANHLKQGTLEGFDDSQGVAIGRRLADQLSLHAGDSITLVAPRGAVTPMGTTPRIKPYKVAAVFEIGMSEYDSTFVFMPLKEAQAYFNRANDVTAIEVYTDNPDRIDVFRKAVTEAAGRPVFLVDWRQRNSTFFNALQVERNVMFLILTLIVLVAALNIISGLIMLVKDKGADIAILRTMGASQGSIMRVFLITGAAIGVVGTLTGFFVGVLVCMNIESIRQFLSWVTNTELFSPELYFLSKLPAEIDFAETSAVVIMALTLSFLATLYPSWRAARLDPVDALRYE, encoded by the coding sequence ATGGATCACGCCATGAACGACCCAGTTCGAACTCCTCCTTTCGCGCCATTCGAGTGGCTTATTTCCGGGCGCTATCTGCGTGCGCGCCGGCGCGAGGGGTTCATCTCGGTGATCGCCGGCTTCTCCTTCCTCGGCATCATGCTCGGGGTGGCGACGCTGATCATCGTCATGGCGGTGATGAACGGCTTCCGCAAAGAGCTGCTCGACAAGATTCTCGGCCTCAATGGCCATCTGTTGGTGCAGCCGCTGGAAAGCCCGCTGACCGACTGGAAGGACGTCGCCGATCGCCTCAGCGGCGTGCAGGGCATCAAGCTGGCAGCTCCCGTGGTCGACGGCCAGGCGCTGGCATCGTCGCCGTTCAACGCCTCGGGCGTATTCGTGCGCGGCATCCGCGCCGACGATCTCAACCGGCTGTCGTCGATCGCCAATCACCTGAAGCAGGGCACGCTGGAAGGCTTCGACGACAGCCAGGGCGTCGCGATCGGACGCCGGCTCGCCGATCAGCTGTCGCTGCACGCTGGCGACAGCATCACGCTGGTGGCGCCACGCGGCGCTGTGACGCCGATGGGCACCACGCCGCGGATCAAACCTTACAAGGTCGCCGCGGTGTTTGAGATCGGCATGTCCGAATACGACTCGACCTTTGTGTTCATGCCGCTGAAGGAAGCGCAGGCGTATTTCAACCGGGCCAACGACGTCACCGCGATCGAGGTCTATACGGATAACCCCGACCGCATCGACGTCTTCCGCAAAGCGGTGACTGAGGCGGCCGGGCGGCCGGTGTTTCTGGTCGACTGGCGGCAGCGCAACTCGACGTTCTTCAATGCGCTTCAGGTCGAGCGCAACGTCATGTTCCTGATCCTGACGCTGATCGTGCTGGTGGCGGCGCTCAACATCATCTCCGGCCTGATCATGCTGGTGAAGGACAAGGGGGCCGACATCGCCATCCTGCGCACCATGGGGGCGAGCCAGGGCTCGATCATGCGGGTGTTCCTGATCACCGGCGCCGCGATCGGTGTGGTCGGCACGCTGACCGGGTTCTTCGTCGGCGTGCTGGTGTGCATGAACATCGAGTCGATCCGGCAGTTCCTGTCGTGGGTCACCAACACCGAGCTGTTCTCGCCGGAGCTGTATTTCCTGTCGAAGCTGCCGGCTGAGATCGATTTCGCCGAGACCAGCGCGGTGGTGATCATGGCGCTGACGCTGTCGTTCCTCGCCACGTTGTACCCGTCGTGGCGCGCCGCGCGCCTCGATCCGGTCGACGCGCTGCGCTACGAGTAA
- the proS gene encoding proline--tRNA ligase — MRLSRFFLPILKENPKEAEIVSHRLMLRAGMLRQEAAGIYAWLPLGHRVLKKIEQIVREEQNRAGAIELLMPTLQLADLWRESGRYDAYGPEMLRIADRHKRELLYGPTNEEMITEIFRAYIKSYKSLPLNLYHIQWKFRDEQRPRFGVMRGREFLMKDAYSFDVDEAGARKSYNKMFVAYLRTFARMGLKAIPMRAETGPIGGDLSHEFIVLAETGESGVYIDRDVLNLPVPDENVDYDGDLTPIIKQWTSVYAATEDVHEPARYESEVPEANRLNTRGIEVGQIFYFGTKYSDSMKANVTGPDGTDAPIHGGSYGVGVSRLLGAIIEACHDDNGIIWPEAVAPFRVTILNLKQGDAATDAACDQLYRELSAKGVDVLYDDTDQRAGAKFATADLIGIPWQIHVGPRGLAEGKVELKRRSDGSRENLALADVVARLT; from the coding sequence ATGCGTTTGTCGCGATTCTTCCTGCCGATCCTGAAGGAAAACCCGAAGGAGGCCGAGATCGTCTCGCACCGGCTGATGCTGCGCGCCGGGATGCTGCGGCAGGAGGCCGCCGGCATCTACGCCTGGCTGCCGCTCGGCCATCGGGTGCTGAAGAAGATCGAGCAGATCGTCCGCGAGGAGCAGAACCGCGCCGGCGCGATCGAGCTGCTGATGCCGACGCTGCAGCTCGCTGACCTGTGGCGCGAGAGCGGCCGTTACGATGCCTACGGTCCGGAGATGCTGCGGATCGCCGACCGGCATAAGCGGGAACTGCTGTACGGCCCGACCAACGAGGAAATGATCACCGAGATCTTCCGGGCCTACATCAAGTCCTACAAGAGCCTGCCGCTGAACCTCTATCATATTCAATGGAAATTCCGCGACGAGCAGCGTCCGCGTTTCGGCGTGATGCGCGGCCGCGAATTCCTGATGAAGGACGCGTACTCGTTCGACGTCGACGAAGCCGGCGCGCGCAAGTCCTACAACAAGATGTTCGTGGCTTACCTGCGCACCTTCGCGCGGATGGGCCTGAAGGCGATTCCGATGCGCGCCGAGACCGGCCCGATCGGCGGCGATCTCAGCCACGAGTTCATCGTGCTGGCCGAGACCGGCGAGTCCGGCGTCTACATCGACCGCGACGTGCTGAACCTGCCGGTGCCGGACGAGAACGTCGATTACGACGGCGACCTGACCCCGATCATCAAGCAGTGGACTTCGGTCTATGCGGCGACCGAGGACGTCCACGAGCCGGCGCGCTACGAGAGCGAAGTGCCGGAGGCGAACCGCCTCAACACCCGCGGCATCGAGGTCGGCCAGATCTTCTACTTCGGCACCAAGTATTCCGACTCGATGAAGGCGAACGTCACCGGTCCGGACGGGACCGATGCACCGATCCACGGCGGCTCCTACGGCGTCGGCGTGTCGCGGCTGCTCGGTGCGATCATCGAAGCTTGCCATGACGACAACGGCATCATCTGGCCGGAGGCGGTGGCGCCGTTCCGGGTGACGATCCTCAATCTGAAGCAGGGCGACGCTGCGACCGACGCGGCTTGCGACCAGCTCTATCGCGAGCTGTCGGCCAAGGGCGTCGACGTTCTGTATGACGACACCGATCAGCGCGCCGGCGCCAAGTTCGCGACCGCAGACCTGATCGGCATTCCGTGGCAGATCCACGTCGGTCCGCGCGGACTCGCCGAAGGCAAGGTCGAACTCAAGCGCCGCAGCGACGGGTCGCGTGAAAATCTCGCGCTCGCCGATGTGGTCGCACGACTGACGTAA
- a CDS encoding copper resistance CopC/CopD family protein: MTAIRHRMRSRGRWLAWITAIVVVLWPALAAAHASLVASDPASEAVLATSPTTFSLTFNEPVTALLLQLIDARGRSQAITAIDQDGATLRFAPPALLSEGAHVLSWRVISADGHPIGGALTFWIGTPGQRLPPIVVPDDPVRRTAIWATRILVGFTLLTAVGGAAFLAWIAAVPLAGAGMLTAGLALVGLAAVVLSAGLQGLDALDLPLARLGDAAVWRAGASGSFGDAATLSGLALVLALAALRWRGWNARLLSLGAVVSLGTAFAVSGHAATAGPRSLSGAAVWVHGVSLALWIGALLPLAIAVGRRDAAPAPLRRFSKAIPLAIVALLISGIALAAIELGRIDALWQSDYGRVLIAKLALVVVLLALALWNRVRLTPLLLAGEATTVRRMRASIAAELVLVIAILGVVGLWRFTPPPRSAVSQSTAPSEVVHLHTERATATVTLAPARAGPVEIEVLLLQTAEEAPLAAQALTVTLAKPDAGIEPLSAEARKTADGPWRARLTAPVPGKWTLMLGILISDFEKVNLEAPIVIR, from the coding sequence GTGACGGCGATTCGCCATCGGATGCGGAGCCGCGGGCGCTGGCTGGCCTGGATCACGGCGATTGTCGTGGTCCTGTGGCCGGCGCTCGCGGCGGCGCATGCAAGCCTCGTCGCCAGCGACCCTGCTTCTGAAGCCGTGTTGGCGACGTCGCCTACTACTTTCTCGCTGACCTTCAACGAACCGGTCACGGCGCTGCTGCTGCAACTGATCGACGCGCGCGGCCGCAGCCAGGCGATCACCGCGATCGACCAGGATGGCGCGACGCTCCGGTTCGCGCCGCCTGCGCTGCTGAGCGAGGGCGCCCATGTGCTGAGCTGGCGGGTGATCTCCGCCGATGGCCACCCGATCGGCGGAGCGCTGACGTTCTGGATCGGGACGCCCGGCCAAAGGCTGCCGCCCATCGTCGTGCCGGACGATCCGGTGCGCCGCACCGCGATTTGGGCGACGCGCATCCTGGTCGGCTTCACGCTGCTCACCGCCGTCGGCGGCGCGGCGTTCCTGGCCTGGATCGCTGCAGTGCCGCTCGCGGGCGCTGGGATGCTGACCGCGGGACTTGCGCTAGTCGGCCTGGCCGCCGTCGTGTTGTCGGCTGGCCTGCAGGGGCTGGATGCGCTGGATCTGCCGCTGGCCCGGCTCGGCGATGCCGCCGTCTGGAGAGCCGGGGCGTCGGGATCGTTTGGCGACGCCGCGACGCTGTCGGGCCTTGCATTGGTATTGGCGCTTGCGGCGTTGCGCTGGCGCGGCTGGAACGCGCGGTTGCTGTCGCTCGGCGCGGTGGTGAGCCTGGGAACGGCGTTTGCGGTCAGCGGCCATGCGGCCACGGCCGGACCGCGCTCACTCTCCGGCGCTGCGGTCTGGGTCCATGGCGTCAGCTTGGCGCTATGGATCGGCGCGCTGCTACCGCTAGCGATCGCGGTGGGCAGGCGCGATGCGGCGCCGGCGCCCCTGCGGCGATTTTCCAAGGCGATCCCGCTGGCGATCGTGGCCTTGCTGATCAGCGGCATCGCGCTGGCGGCGATCGAACTCGGCCGGATCGATGCGCTGTGGCAGAGCGATTACGGGCGGGTGCTGATCGCGAAGCTGGCGCTGGTCGTGGTGTTGCTCGCTCTGGCGTTGTGGAACCGAGTCAGGTTGACGCCGCTCCTGCTAGCCGGCGAAGCAACAACGGTGCGGAGAATGCGGGCCAGCATCGCGGCCGAACTGGTGCTGGTGATCGCGATTCTGGGCGTGGTCGGGCTGTGGCGGTTCACCCCGCCGCCGCGTAGCGCCGTATCTCAATCCACGGCACCCTCGGAGGTCGTGCATCTCCACACCGAGCGGGCGACGGCCACGGTGACGCTGGCGCCCGCCCGAGCCGGGCCTGTCGAGATCGAGGTGCTGCTGCTGCAGACGGCCGAGGAGGCGCCGCTTGCCGCGCAGGCGCTGACCGTGACGCTGGCCAAGCCTGACGCCGGGATCGAGCCGCTCAGCGCCGAAGCGCGGAAGACGGCGGACGGACCCTGGCGGGCACGGCTGACGGCGCCCGTGCCCGGAAAATGGACGCTGATGCTCGGCATCCTGATCTCGGATTTCGAGAAGGTGAACCTCGAAGCCCCGATCGTGATTCGATAG
- a CDS encoding YcnI family protein: MRSRSVTAAAALAAAAFGAAPALAHVTLQPNEAVAGNYFQAALSVPHGCDGTATVAVRVKIPGGVLSVKPQMKPGWAVEIKTRKIEGEQPKLHGKTITETIDEVTWRGGPLPDNLYDTFGLVMKLPDAAGKTLYFPVVQECEKGVSRWIEIPAAGQKSDVLHEPAPALRLKPKAP; this comes from the coding sequence ATGCGGTCCCGATCGGTAACAGCAGCGGCGGCCCTTGCGGCCGCTGCGTTCGGCGCCGCGCCGGCGCTGGCCCACGTCACGTTGCAGCCGAACGAGGCGGTGGCCGGCAATTACTTCCAAGCGGCGCTCAGCGTGCCGCACGGCTGCGACGGCACCGCGACAGTCGCGGTGCGGGTCAAGATTCCGGGTGGCGTGCTGTCGGTGAAGCCGCAGATGAAGCCGGGCTGGGCGGTCGAGATCAAGACCCGCAAGATCGAAGGCGAACAGCCGAAGCTGCACGGCAAGACCATCACCGAAACCATCGACGAAGTGACTTGGCGCGGCGGTCCGCTCCCGGACAACCTCTACGACACCTTCGGCCTGGTGATGAAACTGCCTGATGCCGCCGGCAAGACGCTGTACTTCCCGGTGGTGCAGGAATGCGAGAAGGGAGTTTCGCGCTGGATCGAAATTCCCGCAGCGGGACAGAAGTCCGACGTCCTACATGAGCCGGCCCCGGCGCTGCGGCTGAAGCCGAAGGCGCCGTGA
- a CDS encoding copper chaperone PCu(A)C, producing the protein MKMFIRSVASVAVATLLSTAAVQAAEVKAGDLVISQSWSRATPGGAKVAGGFLTIENKGSSADRLVSGTADIAGKVEIHEMSMDNGVMKMRPLDKGLPIEPGKTVTLMPGSYHIMLMDLKGPLKQGDKVPMTLQFEKAGKVQVTLDVEGVGAKAPGDTGGSMMKMDHGTMDHSGHGMKK; encoded by the coding sequence ATGAAGATGTTCATCCGCAGCGTTGCGTCCGTCGCCGTCGCCACCTTGCTGTCCACCGCCGCCGTGCAGGCCGCCGAGGTCAAGGCCGGCGATCTGGTGATCAGCCAATCGTGGAGCCGCGCCACCCCCGGCGGCGCCAAGGTTGCCGGCGGCTTCCTCACCATCGAGAACAAGGGCAGCAGCGCCGACCGTCTGGTGTCCGGCACTGCCGACATCGCCGGCAAGGTCGAGATCCACGAGATGTCGATGGACAACGGCGTGATGAAGATGCGCCCGCTCGACAAGGGCCTGCCGATCGAGCCCGGCAAGACCGTTACGCTGATGCCGGGCAGCTACCACATCATGCTGATGGATCTGAAAGGCCCGCTGAAGCAGGGCGACAAGGTGCCGATGACGCTGCAGTTCGAAAAGGCCGGCAAGGTGCAGGTTACGCTCGACGTCGAAGGCGTCGGCGCCAAGGCGCCGGGCGATACCGGCGGCAGCATGATGAAGATGGACCATGGCACGATGGATCACAGCGGCCACGGGATGAAGAAGTAA
- a CDS encoding DUF1467 family protein — MVSTVAGLLAIYFVLWWIVLFVTLPFGVRSHAESEGEGATPGTDPGAPVATLLARKALWTTLISAVIFAIALYAYRSGWLGIDRLAKLMHLPL, encoded by the coding sequence ATGGTTTCCACCGTCGCCGGGCTGCTCGCGATCTACTTCGTCTTATGGTGGATCGTGTTGTTCGTGACGTTGCCGTTCGGCGTGCGCAGTCACGCCGAGAGCGAAGGTGAGGGGGCCACTCCCGGCACCGATCCCGGCGCCCCGGTGGCGACGCTGCTGGCGCGCAAGGCGCTGTGGACCACGCTGATCTCGGCGGTGATCTTCGCGATCGCGCTGTATGCGTATCGCTCCGGCTGGCTCGGCATCGATCGTCTCGCCAAGCTGATGCATCTGCCGCTGTAG
- the mce gene encoding methylmalonyl-CoA epimerase — MLGRLNHVAIAVKDAVQAANVYGAGFDAAISEAVPLPEHGVITVFVTLPNTKIEFIQPLGEASPIAKFLERNADGGIHHVCYEVPDIIEARDRLTKEGARVLGDGNPKIGAHGKPVLFFHPKDFSGALVEIEQA, encoded by the coding sequence ATGCTCGGGCGGCTCAACCACGTGGCGATCGCGGTGAAGGATGCGGTGCAGGCCGCCAATGTCTACGGCGCCGGCTTCGACGCGGCGATCTCGGAAGCGGTGCCGCTGCCGGAGCACGGCGTCATCACCGTGTTCGTCACCCTGCCGAACACCAAGATCGAGTTCATCCAGCCGCTCGGCGAAGCCTCGCCGATCGCCAAGTTTCTCGAGCGCAACGCCGACGGCGGCATTCACCACGTCTGCTACGAAGTGCCGGACATCATCGAAGCGCGCGACCGCCTGACCAAGGAAGGCGCGCGGGTGCTCGGCGACGGCAATCCGAAGATCGGCGCGCACGGCAAGCCGGTGCTGTTCTTCCATCCGAAGGATTTCTCCGGCGCGTTGGTCGAGATCGAACAAGCCTGA